The following proteins are co-located in the Limanda limanda chromosome 5, fLimLim1.1, whole genome shotgun sequence genome:
- the LOC133002121 gene encoding protein prune homolog 2-like gives MHSTCVETKSNSQLNTTAVYTEFTTDPAAIPCGSDQTESYYEAGVSAEYTPDDSKFHYVAENQYGDDSSQPQCSQYQTDGQCQYEMDHAQYQLEKQPFYQSDVQPEREDHARNVPEGYVHSLLSRHSPQRDGATGMMMKMASSEEAAEELDTGEDPASSADVSGSSNQRRKLAAPPLNVSLDHSEGSLLSEDALDTDDEALDTGDDLDINIDELDTPDEAESLELTRHGDSEESNPAAGVASSDVSAGPSSAEGSRDSRLWRSVVIGEQEHRIDMKSIELYKRVISHGGYYAEQNAIIVFAACSLPDSDCDNYSSVMENLFLYVISTLELMVAEDYIIVYLNGATPRRRMPGFSWMKKCYQMIDRRLKKNLKMFIIVHPSWFIRTLLGITRPFISSKFSSKIKYVNSLRELGEIIPIEYVHIPPSIIKADKKGNSDV, from the exons ATGCACTCAACCTGCGTAGAAACCAAATCTAACAGCCAGTTGAACACCACAGCTGTCTACACTGAGTTTACAACTGATCCAGCAGCTATTCCGTGTGGGTCTGACCAGACTGAGAGCTACTATGAAGCTGGGGTTAGCGCTGAGTACACCCCTGATGATTCTAAGTTTCATTACGTGGCTGAAAACCAGTATGGAGATGACTCCTCGCAACCTCAGTGCTCTCAATATCAAACTGACGGCCAATGTCAGTATGAGATGGACCATGCTCAATACCAGTTGGAAAAACAGCCGTTCTACCAATCAGACGTCCAACCTGAGAGGGAAGATCATGCACGGAACGTGCCGGAGGGATATGTTCACTCTCTACTGTCAAG ACACTCCCCACAGAGGGACGGGGCAAcagggatgatgatgaagatggccTCCAGtgaggaagctgctgaggagCTGGATACCGGAGAAG ACCCAGCCTCCTCGGCAGATGTGTCGGGCAGCTCTAATCAAAGGCGAAAGTTGGCCGCGCCGCCATTGAACGTGTCGCTGGACCACAGTGAGGGGTCTCTTCTCTCAGAGGACGCTCTGGACACGGACGACGAGGCCTTGGATACTGGAGACGACCTGGACATCAACATTGATGAGCTGGACACTCCTGACGAGGCAGAATCACTTGAGCTGACCAGACACG GGGACTCAGAAGAGTCTAATCCGGCTGCAGGAGTAGCTTCAAGTGACGTCAGCGCAGGACCAAGTTCAGCCGAGGGGAGCAGGGACAGCCGACTGTGGAGGAGCGTGGTGATTGGAGAGCAGGAGCATCGCATTGATATGAAAAGCATCGAGCTGTACAAAAGAGTAATTTCTCACGGAG GTTATTATGCGGAACAGAATGCCATCATTGTGTTCGCTGCATGTTCCCTTCCAGACAGCGACTGTGACAATTACAGTTCTGTCATGGAAAACCTTTTTCT gtatgtGATAAGTACATTGGAACTAATGGTGGCAGAGGATTACATCATTGTTTATCTGAACGGCGCCACACCTCGCAGGAGGATGCCCGGTTTTAGCTGGATGAAAAAGTGTTACCAAATGATAGACAGGAG ACTAAAGAAAAACCTCAAGATGTTCATCATTGTTCATCCTTCCTGGTTCATACGGACTTTGCTGGGAATAACCAGACCCTTCATCAG CTCCAAGTTCAGCAGTAAGATCAAGTATGTGAATAGTCTGCGGGAGCTTGGAGAAATCATCCCAATCGAGTATGTTCACATTCCACCCAGCATTATAAA